A stretch of the Takifugu flavidus isolate HTHZ2018 chromosome 1, ASM371156v2, whole genome shotgun sequence genome encodes the following:
- the LOC130525145 gene encoding LOW QUALITY PROTEIN: antigen peptide transporter 2-like (The sequence of the model RefSeq protein was modified relative to this genomic sequence to represent the inferred CDS: inserted 1 base in 1 codon), with translation MKTKEVVVYGISVLLFDTLLSLAFLTGLVLLQFSGCGGLSAQWAFAVVKWAFLQGFTWFLTDANHLALLSRLAALLCLLSPVHESVQLLAAPPSEPYTGPWADLGRLLLGPAVSLVSCVVWEMGFCSNAGVKTSSKPLDSRRLLLRMLKYFKLDAPYIIAAFTFLILVVVCETLIPLYQGKVIDMLKGEALHSSFYGSIWQLTLVCLGSTLFSGLRGGTFKCTLSRLNSRMRHLLFGALLQQDVHFFENNDAGSLSSRLQSDVDKMGRTVALNANAMVRSSVRTCLMLGVMVHLSWELTLLTCIEIPLMVLVQNKDIKLSTIVKKQIQDGCAETESLALQTMKGIQVVRSFRAEQHEMRRYREALARMQTLRRRKELYTVTFIVFSSMLNLGIKMLMLLYARRLISTGYLSTGALLSFFLYQKPIFRSLSEILYSFGDTLSTVEIISTVFGYLDRRPQCKEEGDLAPEKLEGRIVFQNVTFSYPSAATHQKALKSVSMEIAGGKLTALVGPSGSGXTSCLSLLKRLYEAQEGEILLDGKPLHHYKRKYLHQKLALVSQDLELFSGSLRYNIEYGLKDCTFEKVIDAAKKAKADAFLSELMHQYDTEVRGCGTLSSGLRHSIALIRALVRDPQVLILDETTSKVDANVWHAVLREVLSGGGTVLLVAHNLKSVETADRIIFIENGEVLEEGTHPQLMAKRGRYHHFHQNCNILQSRTSI, from the exons ATGAAAACCAAGGAAGTTGTTGTTTATGGAATATCCGTTTTGCTCTTTGACACCTTGCTGAGTTTAGCGTTTTTGACTggcctggttctgctgcagttctCTGGCTGTGGTGGGCTGTCGGCCCAGTGGGCCTTTGCTGTGGTGAAATGGGCCTTTCTCCAAGGTTTCACCTGGTTCCTGACGGATGCGAATCACCTGGCTTTGCTCTCCAGGCTGGCGGCGCTCCTCTGTCTTCTTTCTCCTGTGCATGAAAGCGTGCAGCTCCTCGCGGCACCTCCCTCGGAACCGTACACGGGACCGTGGGCTGACCTGGGCAGGCTGCTCCTGGGCCCAGCAGTCTCATTAGTCTCCTGTGTAGTTTGGGAAATGGGCTTCTGCTCTAATGCGGGGGTGAAAACCAGCAGTAAACCTCTCGATTCCAGGCGTTTGCTGCTGAGGATGCTCAAGTATTTCAAACTCGACGCCCCTTACATCATCGCAGCGTTCACCTTCCTCATTTTAGTCGTCGTCT GTGAAACGCTGATTCCGCTGTATCAGGGGAAGGTGATTGACATGCTGAAAGGCGAAGCGCTCCACTCCAGTTTCTACGGTTCCATTTGGCAGCTGACACTTGTCTGTTTGGGGAG CACTCTCTTCTCTGGCCTGCGAGGAGGCACCTTCAAGTGCACCCTGTCGCGGCTGAACAGCAGAATGAGGCATTTGCTGTTCGGcgccctcctgcagcaggacgtGCACTTCTTTGAAAACAATGACGCAG GAAGTCTTTCCTCACGCCTGCAGAGTGATGTGGACAAGATGGGCCGCACGGTGGCGCTAAACGCCAACGCCATGGTCCGCAGCTCAGTGAGAACCTGCCTCATGTTAGGCGTGATGGTGCACCTGTCCTGGGAGctcaccctgctcacctgtaTAGAGATCCCCTTAATGGTCCTCGTGCAGAACAAGGACATTAAGCTGTCTACG ATCGTTAAAAAACAGATCCAGGATGGCTGCGCGGAGACCGAAAGCCTGGCTCTGCAGACCATGAAGGGGATTCAAGTGGTTCGCAGTTTCAGGGCTGAACAGCATGAAATGAGGAGGTACCGCGAGGCCCTGGCCCGGATGCAAACGCTGAGGAGACGCAAAGAACTCTACACGGTTACGTTTATAG TGTTCTcctct ATGCTAAATCTGGGGATAAAGATGCTCATGCTGCTCTACGCTCGCAGGCTCATCTCAACAGGGTACCTCAGCACCGGtgctctgctctccttttttctctacCAGAAACCCATCTTCCGAAGTTTATCC GAGATTCTGTATAGTTTTGGGGACACCTTGTCCACTGTGGAAATCATCTCCACAGTGTTTGGTTACCTTGACAGGAGGCCACAGTGtaaggaggagggagacttgGCTCCGGAGAAGCTGGAGGGGAGAATAGTTTTCCAGAATGTCACCTTCTCCTACCCGTCGGCTGCTACACATCAGAAAGCTCTGAAG tccgtttCTATGGAAATCGCAGGAGGAAAGTTGACGGCGCTGGTGGGCCCGTCTGGCAGCG agacttcctgtctcagcctTCTAAAGAGGCTGTATGAAGCCCAGGAGGGAGAGATCCTGCTGGATGGCAAACCACTGCACCATTACAAGCGGAAGTACTTGCATCAAAAG CTGGCCTTGGTGTCCCAGGATCTGGAGTTGTTCTCTGGTTCACTGCGGTACAACATCGAGTACGGCCTGAAGGACTGCACCTTTGAGAAGGTGATTGATGCCGCCAAGAAGGCCAAGGCAGATGCTTTCCTCTCTGAACTGATGCACCAATACGACACAG aggtcagaggatgCGGCACCCTGTCCAGTGGACTGCGGCACAGCATCGCCCTAATCAGAGCTCTGGTTCGAGACCCGCAGGTCCTCATTCTGGATGAGACCACCAGCAAAGTGGATGCTAACGTGTGGCACGCT GTGCTGCGGGAGGTTCTGTCTGGGGGCGGCACGGTTCTCCTGGTGGCTCATAACCTGAAGTCTGTGGAGACGGCAGATCGGATCATCTTCATTGAGAACggagaggtgctggaggaggggaCTCACCCTCAACTCATGGCCAAGAGAGGCCGCTACCATCATTTCCATCAAAACTGCAACATTCTACAAAGTAGAACCTCCATCTGA
- the LOC130525046 gene encoding medium-chain acyl-CoA ligase ACSF2, mitochondrial-like has protein sequence MLPSRVPLLRLLRINRVPARKVHVSPPSWTFLHGLPAANRDIHGDSPPTVPALTSSYVRGTSSSPFVLHTVGEVLQRTVERFPDREALVFVEQGVRKTFEQFQRDVDCVAAGLLAIGLTKGDRLCVWGPNSYGWVLMQFATAKAGIILVCMNSAFQTQEADYVLRKVQCKAVVCPAHFKTHDYCDILRRICPEIESSCPGNIRSSRLPDLRSVVVLDDRPPGMFSLEEVMQLGSSRHLQQLRDQQRNLSCDDPIKILFTSGTTGFPKAVTLSHFNVINNSNLFGIRNEYDRRSDVRIGIPVPMFHCFAGVLAGITMAVHGASLVFPSAEYKLKVLLDTLLDERCTVLFGTPTIFVDIINYQHLNKYDLSSVYGGAIGGSPCAPELMKDIIFTLGIKEISIGYGCTELSPCAFSNHPKDSQERRTQTVGYILPHTEAKIVNPSTGEVAPLGETGDIMVRGYCVMQGYWGDEDKAEESISEDGWYRTGDRGSLDAYGYLQIKGRVKDLIIRGGENIYPAEIEKTLHTHPKVKEAQVVGVEDFRMGEEICAFIKLGDGQDSAVQEIRDYCRGKIASYKIPRYVLFVNRFPISSSGKVLKSELRKQAEKMLGTKKP, from the exons ATGCTCCCCAGCAGGGTTCCGCTCCTTCGGCTCCTGCGGATTAATCGTGTCCCTGCCAGGAAAGTGCACGTTTCGCCACCATCGTGGACTTTTCTTCACGGTTTACCGGCGGCAAATCG GGACATTCATGGAGACTCTCCACCCACTGTTCCAGCTCTAACTAGCAGCTATGTCCGAGGGACGTCTTCAAGCCCTTTCGTCCTTCACACAGTGGGAGAAGTCTTGCAGAGGACTGTGGAACGCTTCCCTGACCGTGAGGCCTTAGTCTTTGTCGAGCAGGGAGTCCGAAAGACCTTTGAACAGTTCCAGCGAGAC gtcgATTGTGTTGCAGCCGGTCTCCTGGCGATCGGGCTGACAAAGGGAGACAGGCTCTGCGTTTGGGGCCCGAACAGTTACGGATGGGTCCTGATGCAGTTTGCCACCGCCAAAGCTGGAATCATATTG GTCTGTATGAATTCGGCGTTCCAAACCCAGGAGGCCGACTACGTGCTCCGGAAG GTCCAGTGTAAGGCTGTGGTCTGCCCCGCGCACTTTAAAACCCACGACTACTGTGACATCCTGAGACGCATATGTCCAGAGATCGAGTCCTCCTGTCCAGGAAACATCCGGAGTTCCAG ACTCCCGGACCTGCGCTCCGTGGTTGTCCTGGACGACCGTCCGCCGGGAATGTTCAGTTTGGAGGAGGTGATGCAGCTGGGCAGCAGccgccacctgcagcagctccgggaTCAGCAGAGGAACCTGTCGTGTGACGACCCCATAAAGATCCTCTTCACTTCG GGCACCACTGGCTTCCCAAAGGCCGTCACTTTGTCCCACTTTAACGTCATTAACAATTCCAATTTGTTCGGCATTAGAAATGAATATGACCGGAGG TCCGATGTCCGCATCGGCATCCCCGTGCCGATGTTCCACTGCTTCGCCGGCGTGCTCGCCGGGATCACCATGGCCGTGCACGGCGCCTCCCTCGTCTTCCCCTCAGCTGAGTACAAGCTCAAGGTGCTCCTAGACACCTTGCTGGATGAAAG GTGCACCGTCCTGTTTGGGACACCCACCATATTCGTGGATATCATCAACTATCAGCACTTGAACAAATATGACCTGTCTTCAGTTTATGGAG GTGCCATTGGTGGCTCTCCCTGCGCTCCAGAACTCATGAAGGATATCATATTTACATTAGGCATCAAGGAAATAAGT ATTGGATATGGCTGCACAGAGCTCAGCCCGTGTGCCTTCAGCAACCACCCTAAAGACAGCCAGGAGAGGAGGACCCAGACCGTTGGCTATATTCTGCCTCACACAGAG GCAAAAATCGTCAACCCTTCAACAGGAGAGGTGGCGCCGCTCGGGGAGACGGGCGACATCATGGTCAGAGGTTACTGTGTGATGCAGGGCTACTGGGGGGACGAGGACAAAGCTGAAGAGAGCATCAGTGAGGACGGCTGGTACAGAACCGG AGATAGAGGCAGCTTGGATGCGTACGGCTACCTGCAGATCAAGGGCAGAGTCAAAGACCTGATCATCAGAGGCGGAGAGAACATTTACCCCGCAGAAATCGAAAAaactctacacacacaccccaaagtCAAGGAGGCACAG gtGGTTGGAGTGGAGGACTTTCGCATGGGTGAAGAGATCTGCGCCTTCATCAAACTGGGGGACGGACAGGACAGCGCTGTCCAAGAAATCAGAGACTACTGCAGGGGGAAG ATCGCTAGCTACAAAATTCCTCGCTACGTCCTCTTTGTCAACCGTTTCCCCATCTCGTCTTCAGGGAAG GTCCTGAAGTCTGAGCTCCGCAAACAGGCTGAGAAGATGCTGGGAACGAAGAAGCCTTAA
- the chad gene encoding chondroadherin isoform X2 has translation MRCGSWLLLGTCLLVSGPTAQGSPGQCPSLCHCHGDLQHVICDGVGLKKIPRVSDATRLLNLQRNDLGSIPTGAFGESKGLVSLHMQHCQLREINSQAFKGLKKLVYLYLSDNKISSIKPGAFDDLTELTYLHLDGNQITELTKGIFSPMVNLFILQLNDNRLRELRPGTFAGAKDLRWLHMSGNELTTLHPGSLDDVENLAVLHLDRNKMSTYPGVAMSKLRVVEELTLGRNPMRTIPDNAFQSFGRYMEKLHLDNMGLEKFSDGAFTGVTAVKSLHLENNKLRALPKSLEFGTITNLTLSNNPWSCTCQLAPLRRWMDSTRNRPDATCASPPHQKGKQVRDSAAFGICKTKPKKPRKSTRH, from the exons ATGCGTTGTGGGAGCTGGTTGTTGCTGGGGACCTGCCTCCTGGTCTCGGGCCCCACGGCGCAGGGCAGCCCGGGCCAGTGTCCCAGCCTGTGCCACTGCCACGGCGACCTCCAGCACGTCATCTGCGACGGCGTGGGGCTGAAGAAGATTCCGCGGGTGTCGGACGCCACCCGCTTACTGAACCTGCAGAGGAACGACCTGGGCAGCATACCGACGGGGGCCTTTGGAGAAAGCAAGGGACTGGTCTCTCTGCACATGCAGCACTGTCAGCTCCGTGAGATCAACTCCCAGGCGTTCAAGGGGCTGAAGAAGCTCGTCTACCTCTACCTGTCCGACAACAAGATCAGCAGCATCAAGCCTGGCGCCTTCGACGACCTGACAGAGCTCACCTACCTCCATCTAGACGGGAACCAGATTACTGAACTGACCAAGGGGATCTTCTCCCCGATGGTCAACCTCTTTATTCTGCAGCTTAATGACAACAGGCTGCGGGAGCTGCGACCGGGAACCTTCGCGGGGGCCAAAGACTTGCGCTGGTTGCACATGAGTGGAAATGAGCTGACCACTCTTCACCCGGGCTCTCTGGACGACGTGGAGAACCTGGCGGTGCTGCACCTGGACAGGAACAAGATGTCGACCTACCCCGGCGTGGCCATGAGCAAACTGCGAGTGGTGGAAGAGCTCACGCTGGGGAGGAACCCCATGAGGACCATCCCTGACAATGCCTTCCAGAGCTTTGGTCGCTACATGGAGAAACTTCACCTGGACAACATGGGCCTGGAGAAG TTCTCTGATGGTGCCTTCACTGGCGTGACGGCGGTAAAGTCGCTGCACCTGGAAAACAACAAGCTGCGGGCCCTACCGAAAAGCCTGGAGTTTGGCACCATCACCAACCTCACGCTGTCCAACAACCCCTGGAGCTGCACCTGCCAGCTGGCCCCACTGCGCAG GTGGATGGACTCCACCCGTAACCGCCCCGACGCCACGTGCGCTTCTCCACCTCATCAGAAAGGAAAACAAGTCAGAGACAGCGCCGCCTTCGGAATCTGCAAGACCAAGCCAAAGAAACCCAGGAAGTCCACGCGCCACTGA
- the chad gene encoding chondroadherin isoform X1: MRCGSWLLLGTCLLVSGPTAQGSPGQCPSLCHCHGDLQHVICDGVGLKKIPRVSDATRLLNLQRNDLGSIPTGAFGESKGLVSLHMQHCQLREINSQAFKGLKKLVYLYLSDNKISSIKPGAFDDLTELTYLHLDGNQITELTKGIFSPMVNLFILQLNDNRLRELRPGTFAGAKDLRWLHMSGNELTTLHPGSLDDVENLAVLHLDRNKMSTYPGVAMSKLRVVEELTLGRNPMRTIPDNAFQSFGRYMEKLHLDNMGLEKFSDGAFTGVTAVKSLHLENNKLRALPKSLEFGTITNLTLSNNPWGCTCQLAPLRRWMDSTRNRPDATCASPPHQKGKQVRDSAAFGICKTKPKKPRKSTRH, from the exons ATGCGTTGTGGGAGCTGGTTGTTGCTGGGGACCTGCCTCCTGGTCTCGGGCCCCACGGCGCAGGGCAGCCCGGGCCAGTGTCCCAGCCTGTGCCACTGCCACGGCGACCTCCAGCACGTCATCTGCGACGGCGTGGGGCTGAAGAAGATTCCGCGGGTGTCGGACGCCACCCGCTTACTGAACCTGCAGAGGAACGACCTGGGCAGCATACCGACGGGGGCCTTTGGAGAAAGCAAGGGACTGGTCTCTCTGCACATGCAGCACTGTCAGCTCCGTGAGATCAACTCCCAGGCGTTCAAGGGGCTGAAGAAGCTCGTCTACCTCTACCTGTCCGACAACAAGATCAGCAGCATCAAGCCTGGCGCCTTCGACGACCTGACAGAGCTCACCTACCTCCATCTAGACGGGAACCAGATTACTGAACTGACCAAGGGGATCTTCTCCCCGATGGTCAACCTCTTTATTCTGCAGCTTAATGACAACAGGCTGCGGGAGCTGCGACCGGGAACCTTCGCGGGGGCCAAAGACTTGCGCTGGTTGCACATGAGTGGAAATGAGCTGACCACTCTTCACCCGGGCTCTCTGGACGACGTGGAGAACCTGGCGGTGCTGCACCTGGACAGGAACAAGATGTCGACCTACCCCGGCGTGGCCATGAGCAAACTGCGAGTGGTGGAAGAGCTCACGCTGGGGAGGAACCCCATGAGGACCATCCCTGACAATGCCTTCCAGAGCTTTGGTCGCTACATGGAGAAACTTCACCTGGACAACATGGGCCTGGAGAAG TTCTCTGATGGTGCCTTCACTGGCGTGACGGCGGTAAAGTCGCTGCACCTGGAAAACAACAAGCTGCGGGCCCTACCGAAAAGCCTGGAGTTTGGCACCATCACCAACCTCACGCTGTCCAACAACCCCTGGGGCTGCACCTGCCAGCTGGCCCCACTGCGCAG GTGGATGGACTCCACCCGTAACCGCCCCGACGCCACGTGCGCTTCTCCACCTCATCAGAAAGGAAAACAAGTCAGAGACAGCGCCGCCTTCGGAATCTGCAAGACCAAGCCAAAGAAACCCAGGAAGTCCACGCGCCACTGA
- the armc7 gene encoding armadillo repeat-containing protein 7 yields MWKKRPYDDSERLEYLQTLVTEFQDTDSEEAKEQVLANLANFAYDPKNIEHLKELQVTDLFLDMLTEENENFVEFGLGGLCNLSMDPECQDIILQSSGISLVTNCLSSQREETVLSAITTLMNLISPSSRSEITNAAMVQCMLRFSLSESPRLRNLAAVFLQDCCTEEEVAQFKQQMQGQQTAVGIPLPKD; encoded by the exons atgtggaaaaaaaGGCCGTATGATGATTCCGAGCGGTTAGAATATTTACAAACGCTGGTCACAGAATTTCAGGACACCGACAGTGAAG AGGCGAAGGAGCAAGTGCTGGCCAACCTGGCCAACTTTGCATATGACCCAAAGAACATTGAGCACCTGAAGGAACTTCAAGTGACTGACCTCTTCTTGGACATGCTCACTGAGGAGAATGAGAACTTTGTGGAGTTTGGGCTGG GGGGGCTGTGTAACCTGAGTATGGACCCCGAATGTCAGGACATCATTTTACAAAGCAGTGGGATCAGCTTAGTCACAAACTGTCTGTCAAGCCAAAGGGAGGAGACTGTCCTGTCAGCCATCACTACCTTAATGAACCTCATCTCGCCCTCATCCCGTTCTGAAATCACCAATGCAGCCATGGTGCAGTGCATGCTGCGCTTCTCCCTGTCGGAGAGCCCCCGCCTGCGTAACCTGGCTGCTGTTTTCCTACAGGACTGCTGCACTGAGGAAGAAGTTGCTCAATTTAAGCAGCAGATGCAGGGACAGCAGACAGCAGTCGGTATACCGCTGCCCAAGGACTGA
- the ndel1a gene encoding nuclear distribution protein nudE-like 1-A, producing MEADMTPKFSSKDEEIDFWKALSLKYKTSFQEAQEELLEFQEGSRELEAELEAQLSQAEHRTKDLQSENQRLKNEVETLKDKLEQQYSQSYKQISMLEDDLGQTRSIKDQLHKYVRELEQSNDDLERAKRATIVSLENFEQRLNQAIERNAFLESELDEKESLLVSVQRLKDEARDLRQELAVRERQSDVNRMSAPSSPTQDSEKMDSAVQASLSLPATPLSKGLDNAFANQTALSIAYSSNSPLTPSARISALNIVSDLLRKVGALESKLAACRNFSKDQRARKAFALDNSNVLNANTTSQTFQSFHTSYFEKTATNGLKPGALTAITAPPAASSPGLVPLAV from the exons ATGGAAGCAGATATGACACCAAAATTCTCCTCAAAAGACGAGGAGATTGACTTTTGGAAGGCACTTTCCCTCAAATACAAAACCAG CTTCCAGgaggctcaggaggagctgctggagtttcaggagggcagcagggagctggaggccgaACTGGAAGCCCAGCTCAGTCAGGCCGAGCATCGCACCAAGGACCTGCAGTCTGAAAACCAAAGACTCAAGAACGAGGTCGAAACACTCAAG GACAAACTGGAGCAGCAGTACTCTCAGAGCTACAAGCAGATCTCCATGTTGGAGGACGACCTCGGCCAAACGCGCAGCATCAAGGACCAGCTGCACAAATACGTGCGCGAGCTCGAACAGTCCAACGATGATTTGGAGAGAGCCAAAAG GGCGACCATCGTGTCTCTGGAGAACTTCGAGCAGCGTCTGAACCAGGCCATCGAGAGGAACGCCTTCCTGGAGAGCGAGCTGGATGAGAAGGAGTCGCTGCTGGTGTCGGTGCAGAGATTAAAGGATGAAGCTCGGG ATCTGAGGCAGGAGCTGGCCGTCCGTGAGAGGCAGTCAGATGTGAACAGGATGTCGGCGCCCAGCTCGCCGACGCAGGACAGCGAGAAGATGGACTCTGCGGTCCAGGCGTCTCTGTCTCTTCCCGCCACCCCGCTGAGCAAAGGGCTGGACAACGCCTTCGCCAACCAGACGG CACTGTCAATTGCATATAGCAGCAATTCACCATTGACCCCCTCTGCCAGGATATCAGCCCTCAACATCGTGAGCGATTTGCTGCGGAAAGTCGGG GCTCTGGAGTCGAAGCTGGCGGCCTGCAGGAACTTCAGCAAGGACCAGAGGGCGAGGAAGGCGTTCGCtctggacaacagcaacgtgcTCAACGCCAACACGACCAGCCAAACGTTTCAGTCCTTCCATACGTCGTATTTTGAGAAGAC GGCCACAAATGGGCTGAAACCTGGAGCCCTGACGGCCATCACAGCCCCTCCGGCTGCCTCCTCCCCCGGCCTGGTCCCCCTCGCTGTGTGA